The Eschrichtius robustus isolate mEscRob2 chromosome 5, mEscRob2.pri, whole genome shotgun sequence DNA window CACTCCCAGTGAAGGTAAGGAGAAAGCAAAATCTGACGCTTGGGCAACAACCCAGGAAACCCCTCTCTTGCTCTAAAGGTGAGACTTAAATTCTATTTAAGCAATTTAGGTGCCAACAAGAAATTACATGGCTGTGTTGAAGCTTCACCTCATTTATCCTTTTGTTTCCAGAAAGCCCTACACTAGTCCAAACCAAAGTTCTCTGTGTCAAGAACCTTCAGAAATATGGATGTCAGAGTTCCCCTCTAATCCAGTTTAGTATTAAACTGCCCTCCCATTTTCTTCAGCAGTATTTTCTTCGTATGTAAAAACTTCAACATGAAGAATGTGGGCAAAGAAGTTTCCTCATATGGATTCAGTGGAGATAAAATAGCTGATCAGAGTCACTGGTACAATCGCTGGTTCTCACAGGCCAATGCTTGACTAAGAGGCAAATCAAACGCCTAAAACTAGGTGCGAATGTTCTAGCTATTTTCCATCTGGCATCCCAGGCATATTAGTAATATTAAAACTTGTTTCttttaaaggtaaagaaagaaCAAGTTAAATGTTAATACTGTCATGTAAAttgagtttcttaaaaaaaaatatatttttaaattaccgtGAGATTAATAGAGCCTACAGGGCATTCTAAACAGATTCAAATGACAGGATAACAATGAGTCCTTTAAAGACCACTTTTTACCAGCTCACTTACCAGAAAGCAAATTCTGAGAGCAGAGATCGCATTTCTGTGTAACTCTGTACTTGCCCCTACTCTGGCCCAAACCTCAGTTCACAGCCTTGCACTCAGCTGGCCCTCATACTCACGGACGAACTTGGCCTCCTGCTAGTCTGGGCTTTACCTTGAACATCAGCATGGGGAAACATTTCACAAATGCAAAGCCCAGCAATTATGCTGGTATGACCCAGTGCCACCTGGCTATGATTTAGCCATGGCAAGAGAAGGGATGGTTGGTTCTTGCCTACGAAGTTCAATGTTTAAATACAATGATATCTAGACGTGGTGAAGTCCCCGTGATTCGACCCATTTCTCCtctagaataaatgaataaagagaagTCACCTACCCTCAGCTCTCTCTGCAGAGGGGCCTGGTCAGTCTTCCCAACACTGTGGCCCACTGAGTGCAGCTGGCCCTGTCTTCCCTCTCCCATTCCAGGCCAGAGGCACGAAGGGACTCAAGAGACTATTCCAAAGAGGAATTTCCTCACAAAAGGCACTGCTGCTCTATATGGCTCTGGGCCCCAAGTCTTATCCTGGTGGTCTCATGATTCTGGGTTGCAAGTCTGGCTCTGTTATGAGATTGTCCTCAAAATGGCAGATACAGTGAATCACTTGATGCCTGCAAGGACCCAAATCTCTAAAATCTCAGCTACGATTGGCCTCATTAGAAAGAGCCACACCCCTGAGCTAACACTCAATTGAACCAGTTTCACGTTTCTCAGTGGGACCCGTGCACCCTGAAGGGGCTAACTGTTGGCAGTAAGCAAGGGGACGAGGCAGGACCCGCGCGCCCTGAAGGGGCTAACTGTTGGCAGTAAGCAAGGGGACGAGGCAGCAGGCAGCACCCCCTCTGCAGCAAAGCAGCTCGTCACGCCCTGTGCGCAGCAGCGTCAGCCTCTCAGGAGCGCAGCAGGGAAAGGCCGCAAGCAGCGTGATCAGGGGAAGCCTGGGAAAACCGGAGAGCTGAAAAAGGACACTGGATACTGGACTGAAACAGAGCAAGGTGGAATTACGCTTGACTGAGAAATCTAAGCCACCTCTAAAAAAATTCCCCACCATTTCCAGGAGCCCTAATCTCCAGAGTAGGTGGGAGAGAACTGCTGGctctttcttcctcatttccCTTGAATTCTCAAGCCCAAGCAGCTGCTGTTCCTTGGCTCAAACAGAGCCACCCCTGTGGGAGAGCcacaaggagaagaacaaagcagaACAGTTCCGGTTTCTGTTCAGATGTGGCAAGGATCACAGGGGTCTCAAGGTCAGTTTGGTGCTTTCTGATCAACTCTTCTTTGGAAGGTGACATCAAGCTCATCCCCTGGACCAGTTACATTAGCTGAAATTAAGGTCAATACATGTAACATTATAGTGGAAGGCAAGAGGGAAAGGGCCATAGAAGGTAATTCTTTGACAAACGCTGAAAACAGAGAGAATAGGCATTTCCATACATCAACAAATCTCCATCTTCTAGGTCCTTCAACCAATTTGGGGTACgtaatagaaaaaaaagcaaCGAACGAACACCTCCAGGATGCTGAGCCCAGGTCGCTTTAGTCCCAGTGTGTGTTCTGTgggatcccaggccacatggagccCGATGGTCAGTGAGGATGGTAGAGCTCAGGGTGCTGCTGCCATAATGGAAGAGCACAGCCACTCTGGCAAACTCCACGTTATGCCCACAGCCACCTTCACAGGCGCGATCAGGCAACCTGGCCTAGTGCGGGCAAAAGtgtttcatttttggttttggtgGTAGCTCCTAAGAAAGCCTAAAGTAACGTAAGGCTTGCTGAAATTCTACATGCAGGTTAGGGGCCTGAAGGCCAAGCTGTAGCACATACACGCCAAGCCACAAAGCACATGAGGGGCCGGTACGTGCTATGTATGGTCAGACGCCCTAAGGAGCACACTCAAGCAGGACAAAGACATCTCCCCACCCCGGGTCCTGATGCACAACAACCCTGGGgactgggaggaagggaagggctgGAACCTTGAGACCGTGCAAGCAGGGCGAGCTCGAAGAGGAGGATGATCTGGCTCTAAGGGGAGAGCAGAAGGGAGAAGGCTGGCATAAGAGCTTGTGGCTTGGGCGGCTTTGGCACAGTGAGAAAACCCCATTAACACAAAGCGAGGAAGCTCTATACGTACAGCCGCACACAGACGGAAGCAGGGCTTTACCTCcaagcaagagatttctttgaAGTAAGACAAACAAAGTCAGCAAAGCAAAGGCCAAGGATCCCCCTTTCCAACCTTATGGACTTTCAAGCTGAACTCTAAATCAGAAATCACTCTGTTCTGGTCATCAGCATGACTAGATGGAAACTAAAATTCAAATACCAAAAAAAGGGGGTCTCATTTTGAGAGCTAGATGTCACCTCATCATGTCGGACCTCAGCAGAGCTGGAACAAAATACCATGTGATGTTACACAGTGGGCTTATGGAAATGAGGCTGCACTCCCCGGACGGCCCTCCACGGAGAAGTCTCTGCCATTCCTTAATACGGTGACAGTCAGTCTGAAAGGCCGCTTCTCTGATGCACCATAAAGAGCAAGAGCATGAGACAAGCTAGTTTAGCACCATTTATTAAGTGATCTCAGCTGTTGTCGTAGCTGCTGCGCGTCAGCCTGTTCTTAAAACATAAAATGCTCTTCCGATTCCTCTTGTCCGGGACAGAAGGGTCTTCCAGGTAGCACGCCAACAGAACAAGAGACTCCGATGATGCCAGCTTCAATGATGGTGccatccagagagggagagggtcaTGGCACATTCAACCGCGGCTTCCAGAGGTTTTGAAAAAGGAGCCTTTGGGGGCCCAGCCTGCCTGGCATTCTAGTGGAAGTGCAAAATGTTGGCACattgggagagaaagagagggagatgcGAGGGAAAAGTAGCATCTAGGTATCGAGGAGGGTTTTCTGGTCCCTGTAGCTGCAGGGCTGGAGTACTAGGCAGACCTCTGGATAAAGCAGCAAGCAGCAGACTAAGGCAATAAGCCCAAAGGCTCTCCTAGACTCTAAGGACTTGTACGTGTTTCTACAAAAGTCAGGAAGAACTGCTTCAGGGTATTAGAGAGGGAGAACAGTGGAGAGGGGAGAGTTGAAAAATACCTCTTTCCCTTTCCTACCCAGGCGAAAAGGTTGCTTTtgcgggggatgggggtgggaagcaTTTGGGAACCTTGAATGTAAGAGTCCTAGAAAAGGTAGGTGTGGGTCTCTCCAGCCTAGACTGAGTCTGGCTGGAGGGCAGAAACTACTTGTATTACAGAACAAAGAATAGGAAAAATCTGCCTAGAGAAAAACAACGCTGACCCGGGACTGCCGAGGCAAGCAATCAGGGTCATGGCTAGCTAATAACTGTTGGTGGCTACAATGAGCCCACCCAGCCATGGGATACAGACCACCTCCTCTGGCAGCATTCCCAATTAAAAACTGGCGCTTAGCTCATTTAAGCCAGTTCCACCCACAGTATGATCTGTAAATTCAGGGGAAAAAGATTCCCAAATGGTCTGCCTGCTAAACACCATGGCTGGGCTCATTACTAGTAATGTTTTTAATAAGCAGGATGGTGACATTATTACTAATGATGACAATGAGAGCAATAATACTTGGCCCTGTAAGCGCATTCTCCATCTGAGGACCTTCAATTACAAAGATTAAATCAGCCTCAAAACAACCCTGTCGGGTAAAGCGTTATCATTCCCCCATTTTaccgatggggaaactgaagcagagTGGCAGAGAAACTTTTCAAAGGCACACATTGATATTAGAGTCAAAGGAGAGAACTAAACCTCCAAGTCCTGACTCCTAGTTGGCTCGCTCTCCCTCCAGTTGTGAGAAAAATCTAACAGCCACTCCCCACAACGTTTTCATAATAACCTGAATTTATTTATGACATTCAATCACTGAAGGAGCAACCCTAGCCAGTGATTCTCATCTGTGGACGTCCAGCTCCACTTCCTCGAGTCTTAGGTAGACTGCAAAGCTAATTTCCCCTTTGGCATCCATGCTCCCCTTAGATTCTACTCCCACAGACACGCTACTCTGCTTCCTCTACGAGTTCAGCTCTACACACAAGGAAATGGAGTCATCACTCCTGATACGAAGTCAATTTCCCAGGACAAAGAAAACAGACTGAAgctaacaggttaaaaagacatgCAAAAGTGGAGTGAGGGGCAGACAGGGAGAAGGGCCTTACTGTTCAGTGAAATTATcttaaaaaacagcaagaaaaagaagagcactttgtctttcattttacgACAGTGGTTAGTGCATGAAAGACAAGACAGCCTGTGTAAATAAAGCCAGCCCAGGCAGTGCAACTGGGATTCTGCAGAAGGGCACTCTCTCATACAGAGCACCCCACAGTGCAGGTGGACAGGGAACCTCGCCAGCAAAGAACTGCCACAAGTGGCCAGAAGCACTAGGGGAAGACTGGTCTGTCCCTTCTCCTGAAGTCAGTCTCCGTACGACCACATTCCTCTGGGCCCAACTAAGGACCTACTTTTGCTAAACTTAGGGACACGCCCCCCGCAAGCCCCCACAACACATACTTGATGCTGTCGGTGTGGGTTTTGTATTCCATAATGGTGTTGGGAGGTAGGTTAAGCACTCGCCGAAGCGTATCCCGGATGCGGGCTGTGGTGGCTTGGTCGCTGGCAGTCTTATTCCATATTGAAATAATGTCCTCCTACAGGAGGAACGACAGAAAGAATCATCAAAGCAAATCGGAGGCAGTGAGAAGAGTAAAGGCAACATGCGAAAGCAGACCTGCCCGTGGGGTGGCTTACCTGAAACCGGACAGAGACCACAGCCCCACAGATCTCCTCCCCAACCATGAACTGTTCCCCCAACATGGCCAGGATGAGATTCTCCCAGCAACGGGATGCCAAGCCCTTCCGCAGCCGAATAATCCACTTGCCACCATTTTTATTTGCATCATCCTGTGAAAAGAGAGAAAgcatttaaagttaaaatatggTTTCACAGctcttttgcttttgctttagggccaatgatcccttgatcactaagAAGTCTTGTTGCTTCCCAATTATTCAACTCTATAGGAAAAAATGGCCAAACGGACCCTTTAAAAATAATCctctcttgggaattccctggcggtgcagtggttagggcttggcactttcactgccggggccccaggttcgatccctggtcggggaactaagatcctgcaagccacggcATAGCCAAAATgataataatcatcatcatcctcCTCTTTTTTCAGAACTACATCAAAATGAAATGATGTCAGATTTCAAACACAGATCACTCCTTACTTCATTCGCCAGAAGTTTATCAAGAGTCACCATGTCCCAAATACAGACATGAAGCCACAGTCTCTACCTAGATCCAGTCTAGTGAAGAAGAtagacaagaaaattaattacagcAGTACAGTCTGACAAGTACTGCTGTAACAGAGATATGCATAGGAAGTTCAAAAAGAACAAGACAGAAACACCCAAGAAGAGGAAAACATTTAAGCCGGATCTTGAGGGACACAGGAGTTAGCCAGGTAAAGCAGGTGAAGGGCTCTGCAGGCATTGGGAAGAACATGGCAGTGTGCAAACTCTGATTGTGAGACAGAGATGCAAAGAGGAAGGTCTAGCTACAGTGAAGGGAGGATTTAGAGATGATGGGTGACAAGTCCTGAAAGGTAATTAGGTGCAAGATCATGTGTGTGATGGAGAGCTGCGTAAGATTTTTAactggggtatgtgtgtgtgatccCGTTTGTCTTCTAGAAAAACACTCCGGCATCAGAACAGAGAAGATGGGTTACAGCAAAGAGATCACAGAGCTCAGCTCTGGGTCTCTAGTTGCTGCTCGTAAGCTTATTTTTACTCACTTTAATCATAAGTACCCTATGGtaatatattacacacacacaaaaccagttCTATGGgaagagtaattttaaaaaatcctctaatGTTGTTATAATACCATTTTAGTGATAAAACAATCTTTGAAAACCATCCACACAGACAAACAATGGAATCAGCGCCTTTTCCTAGAGGTCCCATTTCCAAAGGACCAAATAGTGACGCAGCTTTCAGAGAagactttaaaatacttttttagaattaaaaaaaatttttttttatcttttggcaGCACCgcaaggcatgcaggatcttcgttgcccgaccagggatcgaacctgcaccccctgcagcggaagcgcacagtcttaaccactggactgccacggaAGTCCCGAGAAGactataaaatacttttaattttgacatggcttttaaaaaaaaccaaaccaaaccaaacaaacaaaaaaccccaaaaacaaaaaacttgctcATAAAAGCAGTCTGAGGCTTTCAGTTCTCACCTCCCACATGGGTTTAATTCCTTCTTTGAAGAGATGGAAGTCACTGTGGCCTGTCAGGTCCCCGGGACGTACCATGTGGCTGTAAAACCTCCAGAACTGCTCCACCTGCAGAGAGAAGATAGCAGAGTGAAAAGATGTTTCTTATGCTTCTTTGAATGAATGTGAGATTTACTTAAGAGAAGAGCATAAACACGGAAGACACTCTGCTAGAGGCTCTGCTTTCTGGAGGTTAGGTTTTCATTCGGGGGACTGTGTGGGAAGGAAGGCATGTTAGAGGAAAGCATACTGCATATTTTGATAAAAGAATAATGTAATATTGTTGATACAAGAATAAACTCTTTAGGTGAGAAATGCCAGCCTCAGCTAGGAGCCTTAGTTGGTCAACGTCAATACATACTCCCCTGCAGAATTCACAGGATAATCACCACACGGTGTAAGAGGACCTTGTTTTTACACAATAAAAACcacttaagggcttccctggtggcgcagtggttgggagtctgcctgccaatgcaggggacaagggttcgagccctggtctgggaagatcccacatgccgcggagcaactgggcccgtgagccacaactactgagcctgcgcgtctggagcctgtgctccgcaacaagagaggccgcgatggtgagaggcccgcgcaccgcgatgaagagtggcccccgctcgccgcaactagagaaagccctcgcacggaaacgaagacccaacatagccaaagataaataaataaataaataaaaatttaaaaaaacaaacaaaccacttaAGTCTTGAGACAGATTAAATGCCACATAACCTCAGCCTGAATGTATTTCTTTAGACccaaatcacttaaaaaaaaaaatacagtattattaactgtgtgCGTTAACTAGTcattgtgctgtacattacacgcccatgacttatttataacTGCACTTCTTGATCAAAGATGTTTACCATCAAATATAGCATTAGCTacaatgaaatacattttatttctgtttagttACTGAGCATTAAGTGACAGAATCAACCACATGCACTACTCCATACCATGGTGCCCTTGCTAAGGCCAGGACGGTCCAAAAACCAAGCAGGACTTAGCCTCTTACTTAGGGTTTAAGTCCATTTTCTTAGCTAGAAATTTTCTCTTTGCTCCTCCTCCACAGTCCTGTTAGAAAATTAGACATATTTCTCTATAAAATGTATGCTTATTTATATTCATCATgctatttctgtttctctcactAGTGATTTGCTAGGAGAGATTACTTCCCTATTCCTCTGCAATTCATGGAGAATAGCTACAAAGTACTGGCCAGTGAAGTGCACACtttaggaggaaagagaaaatgtggaACAGTCTGAAGAAACAGTTGGTATTTGCCAAGACACTGCTGGCTCTAAATTAAACATGAAGCAAGATTCCATAATGCGCAGCTGAAAATGGGTACCAAGCAGACAGAGACTCAGGTCATACTCCCAGATCTGGACAGCAACTGAGGAGAAACAGACCTCAGACTGTGTGAAATGGCTGTGCCTTCCATTCCTCTAGAGAGCAGGAACATGGGAAACGTCTCAGGTTACAAAGAAATTAGGAATGAATGCCATCTGTAGGACTTCAATGCAGTGTTTCATCTCAGCCACTGCCTTGCTTAATTACACCCAGTGATTTGGGACAGTGAGTGGTCATATGCATACAATGAGCAATAATCTTTTCCCACCCTAACACAGTGCAAAGAAATGAAGTATGCCTACTAGAAACCTTGGCTCACAGTGAATCAGGACTTGAGGGGGTGGTGGGGACAAAGTACACCAACCACTCCCAATCCTCCAATTGAGCATTGCTTTATTAACCGTTTGGTCTCCACCAATCTTAAAGCCATCCTATATAATCTTATAGCCAGAATCCTACATCCAAACCATAAGAGAGATGAAATAGTAAGCAGATCGAGAAATAGTAttaaacttttatcttttttccttctcttaaggCAATTTTCATTTTTGGAACTCCCAACtgaaaccaaaaaataaacatttagacCCAGAATATGAAGTGCAGAAAAGACCTCAGAAATCATCTCAACTACCTTCTTCATATTATAATTGAGGAAACGGTTTCAGAACTTGCCCTAGCCCACAAAGTCAAGCAGTAGAACAGATGACACTTGTGATCCCCACGTCCAATGCTCTTTCCATTTCAAGACATGGCTTTCTTAGTTACCTTAACTTCAAGaactttttaaatgttgtcaAACACTAGGATTGAGGACAAATGGGAAATACTGCTTTGGCATCATTGGTTTTACAATGCAATTATTTCTTTGTGAGGAATTTAATATTGTGAGGCATTTCCCAATGCCTTGAATTACATGACACTGGTGAGTATAAAGAAGCATTAACCCAAGATGACGCTGAGGACAAACTGTTCAACTCAGCACACACGcccaaggaaaagaaaacaaaaaccctcctTGAGCAAGCTGGGTAAATTCATATATGCCTTTcttaagagggaaagaaaaatgctAGAAATAGTTATAATTATGCTAAAATAATTGAACAAATTCCTGAATGAAAACTTACTCCCCAGTTCAGTTTCTTCTCTGATCCTCTGAGCGCTTAACCAGTTGTTCACAACATAATGGCTGCCATTTTACCTGTAATGTCTAGCAAGCAATCAAAATTTCTGTGGATTCAGGAATGTTAGGACTACATGgatatttttaagtttaattctaCTGTTCTCTCTGCCAAGAATTCCTTCCTCTTCTTATCACATGTTCAAATTCTTTAAATTCAATCTTAAACCCATCTCCTCCCAAAGAGGCTTTCTCCAAGCTGAAATTAATTCCTTCCCTCTGAACTCCAAGAGCACTCTAGCCATGCCTTTCTTACAGCACTTCCCACTGCCTCCCTGTATTGGAAATTCCTGGGCATGTCTTATTTCCCTAAGGGCAaggttttttattcattttagaaCCCTATTAGTGCCTTGAATTCATTCAACATTTCTTGAACCAAATATGTACCAGTGCACAAgctatttttaataattcaaaAAAGCCTAAATTTACTGGTGGTAAGAGAGCACAGGCCAACTAAAACAAGATCTTTGCTTTTGGCTGAAATT harbors:
- the EIF4E2 gene encoding eukaryotic translation initiation factor 4E type 2 isoform X1, with the translated sequence MNNKFDALKDDDSGDHDQNEENSTQKDGEKEKTERDKSQSSGKRKAVVPGPAEHPLQYNYTFWYSRRTPGRPTSSQSYEQNIKQIGTFASVEQFWRFYSHMVRPGDLTGHSDFHLFKEGIKPMWEDDANKNGGKWIIRLRKGLASRCWENLILAMLGEQFMVGEEICGAVVSVRFQEDIISIWNKTASDQATTARIRDTLRRVLNLPPNTIMEYKTHTDSIKMPGRLGPQRLLFQNLWKPRLNVP
- the EIF4E2 gene encoding eukaryotic translation initiation factor 4E type 2 isoform X2; the protein is MRLKDDDSGDHDQNEENSTQKDGEKEKTERDKSQSSGKRKAVVPGPAEHPLQYNYTFWYSRRTPGRPTSSQSYEQNIKQIGTFASVEQFWRFYSHMVRPGDLTGHSDFHLFKEGIKPMWEDDANKNGGKWIIRLRKGLASRCWENLILAMLGEQFMVGEEICGAVVSVRFQEDIISIWNKTASDQATTARIRDTLRRVLNLPPNTIMEYKTHTDSIKMPGRLGPQRLLFQNLWKPRLNVP
- the EIF4E2 gene encoding eukaryotic translation initiation factor 4E type 2 isoform X4, with the translated sequence MNNKFDALKDDDSGDHDQNEENSTQKDGEKEKTERDKSQSSGKRKAVVPGPAEHPLQYNYTFWYSRRTPGRPTSSQSYEQNIKQIGTFASVEQFWRFYSHMVRPGDLTGHSDFHLFKEGIKPMWEDDANKNGGKWIIRLRKGLASRCWENLILAMLGEQFMVGEEICGAVVSVRFQEDIISIWNKTASDQATTARIRDTLRRVLNLPPNTIMEYKTHTDSIKDNSSFRNTKITL
- the EIF4E2 gene encoding eukaryotic translation initiation factor 4E type 2 isoform X3 yields the protein MNNKFDALKDDDSGDHDQNEENSTQKDGEKEKTERDKSQSSGKRKAVVPGPAEHPLQYNYTFWYSRRTPGRPTSSQSYEQNIKQIGTFASVEQFWRFYSHMVRPGDLTGHSDFHLFKEGIKPMWEDDANKNGGKWIIRLRKGLASRCWENLILAMLGEQFMVGEEICGAVVSVRFQEDIISIWNKTASDQATTARIRDTLRRVLNLPPNTIMEYKTHTDSIKAWEEFHGLVNSSGR